In the Eptesicus fuscus isolate TK198812 chromosome 12, DD_ASM_mEF_20220401, whole genome shotgun sequence genome, one interval contains:
- the ABTB1 gene encoding ankyrin repeat and BTB/POZ domain-containing protein 1 isoform X2 has product MLDTKWKGKSIVVLRHPLINAVAFGALLQYLYTGGLDVGVEHIIDCERLAKQCQLLDLLNDLEAKCKEVSEFVASKPGTHVKVLSMRPPAEDPRLREDLALLADCALPPELRGDLGELPFPFPDGFNSCPDVCFRVEGCSFLCHKAFFCGRSDYFRALLDDHFRENEGLEASGGLPAITLHGLSPHVFTHVLYYIYTNHTEVPPEVAYDVLSMADMYLLPGLKRLCGRSLAQLLDEDSVVGLWRVAKLFRLARLEDQCTEYMAKVIEKLVEQEDFSEAVREEAAAVRGRQEQDSIPLVDDIRFHITSVVQTYSNIKEMERRLHALEDLLVSIGLDC; this is encoded by the exons ATGCTGGATACCAAATGGAAGGGCAAGAGCATCGTGGTCCTCAGACATCCGCTG ATCAACGCTGTGGCCTTTGGGGCCCTGCTGCAGTACCTGTACACAG GTGGCCTGGATGTCGGTGTGGAACACATCATTGACTGTGAGCGCCTGGCCAAGCAGTGCCAGCTATTGGATCTGCTCAACGACCTGGAGGCCAAGTGCAAGGAAGTGTCTGAGTTTG TGGCATCCAAGCCAGGCACTCATGTGAAGGTGCTGAGCATGAGGCCCCCCGCAGAGGACCCCCGGCTCCGGGAGGACCTGGCCCTATTGGCTGACTGTGCCCTGCCCCCTGAGCTCCGA gGTGATCTTGGGGAgctgcctttccctttccctgatGGCTTCAACAGCTGTCCTGATGTTTGCTTCCGAGTGGAGGGTTGCAGCTTCCTCTGCCACAAG gccttcttCTGTGGCCGCAGCGACTACTTCCGGGCCCTGCTGGATGACCACTTCCGAGAGAATGAAGGGCTAGAGGCCTCTGGTGGCCTCCCAGCCATCACCCTGCATGGCCTCTCGCCCCACGTCTTCACCCATGTGCTCTACTACATATACACCAACCACACCGAG GTGCCCCCGGAGGTGGCCTATGATGTGCTGAGCATGGCCGACATGTACCTGTTGCCGGGCCTGAAACGACTGTGTGGCCGCAGTCTGGCCCAGCTgctggatgaggacagtgtggtaGGCCTGTGGCGTGTGGCCAAGCTGTTCCGCCTGGCACGCCTGGAGGACCAGTGCACTGAGTACATGGCCAAGGTTATcgagaag CTGGTGGAGCAGGAGGACTTCTCGGAGGCCGtgagggaggaggcggcggccgTGAGAGGCCGGCAGGAGCAGGACTCCATCCCTCTGGTAGATGACATCCGCTTCCACATCACCAGCGTGGTGCAGACCTACAGCAACATTAAGGAGATGGAGCGGCGGCTACACGCACTTGAGGACCTGCTGGTGTCCATTGGCCTGGACTGCTGA
- the ABTB1 gene encoding ankyrin repeat and BTB/POZ domain-containing protein 1 isoform X1, with translation MDISDLFTSCRKGDVGRVRYLLEQREVDVNVWDKWDSTPLYYACLCGHEELVLYLLANGARCEANTFHGERCFYGAASDTIRRALLEYKQVTPSSRRRDYYDEFLQRLLDQGIHSDVLFVVHGKPFRAHRCILGARSTYFANMLDTKWKGKSIVVLRHPLINAVAFGALLQYLYTGGLDVGVEHIIDCERLAKQCQLLDLLNDLEAKCKEVSEFVASKPGTHVKVLSMRPPAEDPRLREDLALLADCALPPELRGDLGELPFPFPDGFNSCPDVCFRVEGCSFLCHKAFFCGRSDYFRALLDDHFRENEGLEASGGLPAITLHGLSPHVFTHVLYYIYTNHTEVPPEVAYDVLSMADMYLLPGLKRLCGRSLAQLLDEDSVVGLWRVAKLFRLARLEDQCTEYMAKVIEKLVEQEDFSEAVREEAAAVRGRQEQDSIPLVDDIRFHITSVVQTYSNIKEMERRLHALEDLLVSIGLDC, from the exons ATGGACATCAGCGACCTCTTCACCAGCTGCCGGAAGGGAGACGTGGGCCGAGTGCG GTACCTGCTGGAGCAGCGAGAAGTGGATGTGAATGTATGGGACAAGTGGGATAGTACCCCCTT GTACTATGCCTGTCTATGTGGGCATGAAGAACTGGTACTCTACCTTCTGGCCAATG GAGCCCGCTGTGAGGCCAACACCTTCCACGGTGAACGCTGCTTCTATGGGGCTGCAAGTGACACCATCCGCCGGGCCCTGCTTGAGTATAAGCAAGTGACACCCTCCTCCAGGAGGCGGGACTACTATGATGAATTCCTGCAGCG GCTTCTGGATCAAGGCATCCACAGTGATGTGCTCTTTGTGGTGCACGGGAAGCCCTTCCGGGCCCATCGCTGCATTCTGGGTGCACGTAGCACCTACTTTGCCAACATGCTGGATACCAAATGGAAGGGCAAGAGCATCGTGGTCCTCAGACATCCGCTG ATCAACGCTGTGGCCTTTGGGGCCCTGCTGCAGTACCTGTACACAG GTGGCCTGGATGTCGGTGTGGAACACATCATTGACTGTGAGCGCCTGGCCAAGCAGTGCCAGCTATTGGATCTGCTCAACGACCTGGAGGCCAAGTGCAAGGAAGTGTCTGAGTTTG TGGCATCCAAGCCAGGCACTCATGTGAAGGTGCTGAGCATGAGGCCCCCCGCAGAGGACCCCCGGCTCCGGGAGGACCTGGCCCTATTGGCTGACTGTGCCCTGCCCCCTGAGCTCCGA gGTGATCTTGGGGAgctgcctttccctttccctgatGGCTTCAACAGCTGTCCTGATGTTTGCTTCCGAGTGGAGGGTTGCAGCTTCCTCTGCCACAAG gccttcttCTGTGGCCGCAGCGACTACTTCCGGGCCCTGCTGGATGACCACTTCCGAGAGAATGAAGGGCTAGAGGCCTCTGGTGGCCTCCCAGCCATCACCCTGCATGGCCTCTCGCCCCACGTCTTCACCCATGTGCTCTACTACATATACACCAACCACACCGAG GTGCCCCCGGAGGTGGCCTATGATGTGCTGAGCATGGCCGACATGTACCTGTTGCCGGGCCTGAAACGACTGTGTGGCCGCAGTCTGGCCCAGCTgctggatgaggacagtgtggtaGGCCTGTGGCGTGTGGCCAAGCTGTTCCGCCTGGCACGCCTGGAGGACCAGTGCACTGAGTACATGGCCAAGGTTATcgagaag CTGGTGGAGCAGGAGGACTTCTCGGAGGCCGtgagggaggaggcggcggccgTGAGAGGCCGGCAGGAGCAGGACTCCATCCCTCTGGTAGATGACATCCGCTTCCACATCACCAGCGTGGTGCAGACCTACAGCAACATTAAGGAGATGGAGCGGCGGCTACACGCACTTGAGGACCTGCTGGTGTCCATTGGCCTGGACTGCTGA